In Anaerolineales bacterium, the following proteins share a genomic window:
- the rplS gene encoding 50S ribosomal protein L19: MADLLKAVEAKPNENIPALRPGDLVSVHVKIKEGDRERIQEFKGTVLKAGGSRNNRNFTVRRVASNGIGVERTFLTASPLIEKVVVERHSKVRRANLGYLRDLSGKKARLKQKFDN; encoded by the coding sequence ATGGCTGACTTGTTGAAGGCTGTAGAAGCCAAACCGAATGAAAATATCCCCGCCTTGCGCCCTGGTGACTTGGTGAGTGTGCATGTCAAGATCAAAGAAGGCGATCGCGAGCGCATTCAGGAGTTCAAGGGCACCGTGCTGAAGGCCGGTGGCTCGCGCAACAACCGCAACTTCACCGTGCGCCGCGTGGCCAGCAATGGCATCGGCGTCGAGCGCACCTTCCTCACGGCTTCGCCGCTGATCGAGAAGGTGGTGGTGGAGCGCCACTCCAAGGTGCGCCGGGCCAACCTGGGCTACCTGCGCGATCTGAGCGGTAAGAAGGCTCGCCTCAAGCAGAAGTTTGACAACTAG
- a CDS encoding PIG-L family deacetylase, producing the protein MDADTNPRKTILIVLAHPDDESFGMGGTIAYYDTQGVDVHLICATRGEAGTVDPEYLAKYKTIAELREAELMRAAEALGLKSVIFLNYRDSGMVGSEDNTNPQALVQAPLEQVAGRIVAEIRRLKPQVVVTFDETGGYYHPDHIHIHQATLAAFHAAGDATQYPAAGAAYQPAKLYVSARNRARLRRAVFLMRLVGKDPSKVGRNKDIDLTRLARDKDTAPHVTINYRRVQARKDQADAAHASQGGGRFIGSNLLEVIARWLGNKDRFTRIYPPTPDSYRATDLFAD; encoded by the coding sequence ATGGACGCAGACACTAACCCCCGCAAGACCATTTTGATCGTGCTGGCCCACCCGGATGATGAATCCTTTGGCATGGGGGGCACGATTGCTTACTACGACACGCAAGGCGTGGATGTGCACCTGATCTGCGCTACCCGCGGTGAAGCCGGCACAGTAGACCCTGAGTATCTGGCCAAATATAAAACCATCGCCGAGCTGCGCGAAGCCGAGCTGATGCGCGCCGCGGAGGCGCTCGGGCTCAAGAGTGTCATCTTCCTGAACTATCGCGATAGCGGCATGGTGGGCTCTGAGGACAACACCAATCCGCAGGCGCTGGTGCAGGCGCCGCTGGAGCAGGTGGCCGGGCGCATTGTCGCCGAGATCCGCCGTCTCAAACCGCAGGTGGTGGTGACCTTTGACGAGACCGGTGGCTACTATCACCCGGATCATATTCACATCCATCAAGCCACGCTGGCCGCTTTCCACGCTGCCGGCGACGCCACCCAGTACCCCGCGGCCGGCGCGGCCTACCAGCCCGCCAAGCTATACGTCAGTGCCCGTAACCGCGCCCGCCTGCGCCGCGCTGTGTTCTTGATGCGCTTGGTAGGCAAAGATCCCTCCAAGGTGGGGCGCAACAAAGACATCGACCTCACCCGCTTGGCGCGCGATAAGGACACCGCGCCACACGTCACGATCAACTATCGCCGTGTGCAGGCGCGCAAAGACCAAGCCGATGCGGCGCATGCCAGCCAGGGTGGGGGGCGTTTCATTGGCTCCAACCTGCTCGAAGTGATCGCCCGCTGGCTGGGCAACAAAGACCGCTTTACGCGCATCTACCCACCCACGCCGGATAGTTACCGCGCCACAGACCTGTTTGCGGACTAG
- the moeB gene encoding molybdopterin-synthase adenylyltransferase MoeB, giving the protein MPTPAVAPTALTASELQRYSRHLLIPEVGLAGQQKLRAAAVLLIGAGGLGSPAAMYLAAAGVGRIGLVDDDRVDASNLQRQVIHGTPQVGQRKVDSARQRMLEINPHIEVQALAQRFDSATALEIAQGYDLIIDGSDNFPTRYLVNDVCLKLGIPFVYGSIYRFDGQVSVFAAPGGPCYRCLFPQPPEPGTVPSCAEGGVLGSLPGIIGSLQASEAIKLLLGIGAPLVGRLLMFNALEMQTDTVRLRKNPACPVCSLPPDSIHLIDYQAFCGLPAESNHEVAMQNPNEISPAELAQQRADGAALTVIDVREPHELAIARLEGTLDIPMMQIPARLAELDPAASYVVMCHSGARSQRVVEYLQAAGFADVRNLVGGINAWAEQVDPDLPVY; this is encoded by the coding sequence ATGCCCACTCCGGCGGTTGCCCCTACGGCGTTGACGGCGTCCGAACTACAGCGCTATTCGCGCCATTTGCTCATTCCTGAAGTGGGGTTGGCCGGCCAGCAGAAGCTACGTGCTGCGGCGGTGCTGCTCATCGGTGCTGGCGGCCTGGGTTCGCCGGCGGCGATGTACCTGGCCGCGGCCGGGGTGGGGCGCATTGGCCTGGTGGATGATGACCGCGTCGATGCTTCTAACCTGCAGCGCCAGGTGATCCACGGCACGCCGCAGGTGGGCCAGCGCAAGGTTGACTCGGCGCGCCAACGCATGCTGGAGATCAACCCGCACATTGAAGTGCAGGCGCTGGCGCAGCGCTTTGATTCGGCCACGGCGCTGGAGATTGCCCAGGGGTACGACCTGATTATCGACGGCAGCGACAACTTTCCCACCCGCTACCTGGTCAATGATGTCTGCCTCAAGCTGGGCATTCCGTTCGTGTATGGTTCCATCTATCGGTTTGACGGCCAGGTGAGTGTCTTCGCTGCGCCGGGCGGTCCCTGCTATCGCTGCCTATTCCCGCAACCGCCCGAGCCGGGCACGGTACCCAGTTGTGCCGAGGGCGGTGTGCTGGGCAGCCTGCCCGGCATCATTGGCAGCTTGCAAGCCAGCGAAGCCATCAAGCTGCTGCTGGGCATCGGTGCACCGCTGGTAGGGCGCCTGCTGATGTTCAACGCGCTGGAGATGCAAACGGACACCGTGCGCCTGCGCAAAAACCCGGCCTGCCCAGTGTGCAGCCTGCCGCCAGACTCTATCCACCTGATCGATTACCAGGCATTCTGCGGTTTGCCCGCTGAGTCCAACCATGAGGTAGCCATGCAAAACCCGAACGAGATTTCCCCGGCCGAATTGGCCCAGCAGCGCGCCGACGGCGCGGCCCTGACCGTGATCGATGTGCGCGAACCGCATGAGCTGGCGATTGCGCGCCTTGAGGGTACGCTGGATATTCCCATGATGCAGATCCCGGCGCGCCTGGCGGAGCTTGACCCGGCGGCCAGCTATGTAGTGATGTGCCATAGCGGGGCGCGCTCGCAACGCGTGGTGGAGTACCTGCAGGCGGCCGGCTTTGCTGACGTGCGTAACCTGGTGGGTGGCATAAACGCCTGGGCAGAGCAAGTAGACCCAGACCTGCCGGTGTATTAG
- the folP gene encoding dihydropteroate synthase has product MKIGKHEFHWGSRTYVMGILNITPDSFSGDGLYSQEQVVAAAVEQARRFVAAGVDLLDVGGESTRPGSQPVSAEDELARVLPVVQALAAEFDTPISIDTYKASTAAAALDAGAALVNDVWGLRADPALAPLIAARRVPVVLMHNRSQPANAEVRERLGGRYVGVEYNELLGDIRNELLESISIAHAAGISDEYIVLDPGIGFGKTVEQNLELLDRGGELRDLGYPLLVGPSRKSFIGYTLDLPPDQRMEGTAAAVAVSIVRGANIVRVHDVEPIVRVARMTDAIVRHGG; this is encoded by the coding sequence ATGAAGATCGGTAAGCATGAGTTTCATTGGGGCAGCCGCACCTATGTGATGGGTATTCTCAACATCACGCCAGACAGCTTCTCTGGTGATGGCTTGTATTCACAGGAACAGGTCGTGGCTGCGGCAGTGGAGCAGGCGCGCCGCTTTGTTGCCGCAGGCGTCGATTTGCTGGATGTGGGCGGCGAGAGTACGCGGCCGGGCAGCCAGCCGGTGAGCGCTGAAGACGAGCTGGCCCGCGTGCTCCCGGTTGTGCAGGCCTTGGCCGCCGAATTCGATACGCCCATATCCATCGATACCTATAAGGCCAGCACGGCGGCCGCTGCCCTGGATGCGGGTGCCGCACTGGTGAACGATGTGTGGGGCTTGCGCGCGGACCCGGCGTTGGCGCCGTTGATTGCGGCGCGGCGCGTGCCGGTGGTGCTGATGCACAATCGCAGCCAGCCCGCCAACGCCGAGGTGCGCGAGCGCCTGGGCGGCCGCTATGTGGGCGTTGAATACAACGAGCTACTCGGTGACATTCGCAATGAGCTACTCGAAAGCATCTCGATAGCGCATGCTGCTGGCATTTCCGATGAGTACATCGTCCTTGACCCCGGTATTGGCTTTGGCAAAACGGTGGAGCAGAATCTGGAACTGTTAGACCGCGGCGGCGAGCTGCGCGATCTCGGGTATCCGTTACTGGTTGGCCCCTCGCGCAAATCCTTCATCGGCTACACGCTCGATCTGCCGCCAGACCAGCGCATGGAAGGTACCGCCGCTGCGGTCGCCGTCAGCATCGTGCGCGGCGCCAACATCGTGCGTGTGCACGATGTTGAGCCCATCGTGCGTGTGGCGCGCATGACGGATGCGATTGTGCGCCATGGCGGCTAA
- the folK gene encoding 2-amino-4-hydroxy-6-hydroxymethyldihydropteridine diphosphokinase gives MTVTTIYLGLGSNRGERMANLEAALAALTPAVRMVRRSTVYETEPWGYVEQARFLNMVVEAETELSPQELLAHIKHIEQQVGRVASFRYGPREIDIDILLYGDFQVDLGEAEARLTIPHPRLAERAFVLVPLAELAPQLAVPGLAATVAELLAAQDASGVMQFTPGAQHEDR, from the coding sequence ATGACTGTCACGACCATCTATCTTGGCTTAGGCAGCAACCGCGGGGAGCGTATGGCGAATCTGGAAGCGGCCCTCGCCGCCCTTACCCCCGCCGTGCGCATGGTGCGCCGCAGCACGGTCTACGAAACCGAGCCATGGGGCTACGTCGAGCAAGCGCGCTTCCTGAATATGGTGGTGGAAGCCGAGACCGAACTGAGCCCGCAGGAGTTGCTAGCACATATCAAGCATATTGAGCAGCAGGTAGGGCGGGTGGCCAGCTTTCGCTACGGCCCGCGCGAGATTGATATCGATATTCTGCTGTACGGTGATTTTCAAGTGGACCTCGGCGAAGCTGAGGCCCGCTTGACCATACCGCACCCGCGCCTGGCGGAGCGGGCCTTCGTGCTGGTGCCATTGGCCGAGCTCGCCCCTCAACTGGCCGTGCCCGGCCTCGCCGCCACCGTGGCCGAGCTGCTGGCGGCGCAAGACGCCAGCGGGGTAATGCAGTTCACGCCGGGAGCACAGCATGAAGATCGGTAA
- a CDS encoding VOC family protein: MTQSQLLRMDNIGIVVESLDAAIAFFGEIGLTLEGRTLVEGTWAGRVTGLGDQTVEIAMLVTPDGHSRIELCRYLAPAIAADHRRAPVNSLGYLRAMFAVRGLDALLARLTAQGATLVGEVVQFENSYRLCYLRGPEGILVGLAEPLEPSATP; this comes from the coding sequence ATGACCCAGAGCCAATTGCTACGCATGGACAATATCGGCATCGTGGTGGAATCCCTCGATGCGGCCATCGCCTTCTTTGGCGAGATCGGCCTGACGCTGGAAGGCCGCACCCTGGTCGAGGGCACCTGGGCCGGCCGCGTCACTGGCCTGGGCGATCAGACGGTGGAGATCGCCATGCTGGTAACGCCGGATGGGCACAGCCGCATTGAACTGTGCCGCTACCTGGCCCCCGCCATCGCCGCAGATCACCGCCGCGCCCCGGTGAACTCGCTCGGCTACCTGCGCGCCATGTTCGCCGTGCGCGGGCTGGATGCACTGCTGGCCCGCCTGACCGCGCAGGGTGCTACGCTGGTGGGCGAAGTGGTTCAATTCGAGAACAGTTACCGCCTGTGCTACCTGCGCGGCCCCGAAGGCATTTTGGTGGGCCTGGCAGAGCCGCTGGAACCATCGGCCACGCCTTGA
- a CDS encoding winged helix-turn-helix transcriptional regulator, producing MSTATDTLSLTFAALADPTRRAILERLTRGAATVNELAAPFAMSQPAISKHLKVLEKAGLITRGRQAQARPAELNAAQLALVTGWLEHTRIRWEESFNKLDDYLKTLDPSDH from the coding sequence ATGAGCACCGCTACCGACACTCTCAGTCTCACCTTCGCCGCCCTGGCTGACCCGACGCGGCGCGCCATCCTAGAACGCCTGACGCGTGGCGCCGCCACGGTCAATGAGCTGGCTGCGCCCTTCGCCATGAGCCAGCCAGCCATCTCTAAGCACCTCAAGGTGCTGGAGAAGGCCGGGCTGATCACACGCGGCCGCCAGGCCCAGGCACGCCCCGCTGAGCTGAACGCCGCCCAGTTGGCGCTGGTGACCGGGTGGTTGGAGCACACCCGCATCCGCTGGGAAGAGAGCTTCAACAAGCTGGATGATTACTTGAAGACGCTGGATCCAAGCGACCACTAG
- a CDS encoding SRPBCC domain-containing protein, translated as MNKMTITTNGAELYLERTFAAPRDKVWAAFTDCTHLTHWWGPQGWELTHCEMDFREGGRWHYCMTGKDENGETLESWGLADYTAINAPREFTYIDAFSTAEGGKVPGMPESEITMEFVEVEGGTQVRSRGVYASAEELQKIIAMGVEQGITETWDRLEDFLAK; from the coding sequence ATGAACAAAATGACGATCACTACCAACGGCGCCGAGCTGTATCTGGAGCGCACCTTCGCCGCCCCGCGCGACAAAGTATGGGCCGCCTTTACAGACTGCACCCACCTCACGCACTGGTGGGGCCCGCAGGGCTGGGAGCTGACCCACTGCGAGATGGATTTTCGCGAGGGTGGCCGCTGGCACTATTGCATGACCGGCAAAGACGAGAACGGCGAGACGCTCGAATCCTGGGGCCTGGCGGACTACACCGCCATCAACGCTCCCCGCGAATTTACCTATATCGATGCCTTCTCCACCGCCGAAGGCGGCAAAGTGCCCGGCATGCCTGAATCCGAGATCACCATGGAATTTGTGGAGGTGGAAGGCGGCACGCAGGTGCGCAGCCGCGGCGTCTACGCCTCTGCCGAAGAATTGCAGAAGATCATCGCCATGGGCGTGGAACAGGGCATCACCGAAACCTGGGATCGCCTGGAAGACTTCCTGGCCAAGTAG
- a CDS encoding YibE/F family protein — protein sequence MLKRLRGSLALVLVLVFVGGYWLGQVRSAPAAENDSGYTSNNVRARVTGIVQAGQVDMGGKLQAYQVLSVEVLEGKYAGQSFEVDYGRRQIVAPGSYFSAGDELLLTISAVPNVAPQAYYADYVRSRPLAVLFALFVVVTLFISGKKGLRSLISMSFSLTVILAFILPRILAGDDPVWVSVAGSFVILAGTLYLVYGWTIKTHAAVIGTLIALLLTGLLADYFIEFARMTGFGSEEAMFLSQQPSSAILDFRGLVLGGIIIGSLGVLDDLVITQASVIFELYLLDPTQGWRALYRRGMRVGQDHVAATVNTLVLAYTGAALPLLLLVSGDGADWFGFINREFVTEEILRTLVGSLGLMAAVPLTTVVACWAATQMSGWGRIRPLLGPALEADLSHEPHGHHHH from the coding sequence ATGCTCAAACGTTTGCGCGGCTCGCTGGCCTTGGTGCTGGTGCTGGTATTTGTGGGCGGCTACTGGCTGGGCCAGGTGCGCAGCGCCCCGGCCGCCGAAAATGATAGCGGCTATACCAGCAATAACGTGCGCGCCCGCGTCACCGGTATTGTGCAGGCAGGCCAGGTAGACATGGGCGGCAAGCTGCAGGCCTACCAGGTGCTCTCGGTGGAAGTGCTCGAGGGCAAATATGCCGGCCAATCCTTTGAAGTCGATTACGGCCGCCGCCAGATCGTGGCGCCCGGCTCGTACTTCTCGGCGGGCGATGAGTTGCTGTTGACGATCAGCGCCGTGCCCAATGTAGCCCCGCAAGCCTATTACGCCGATTATGTGCGCAGCCGCCCGCTGGCGGTGCTGTTCGCCTTGTTCGTGGTGGTGACCTTGTTCATCAGCGGCAAGAAGGGGCTGCGCAGCCTGATCTCGATGAGCTTCAGCCTGACCGTGATCCTGGCCTTCATCCTGCCGCGCATTCTGGCGGGGGATGACCCGGTGTGGGTCAGCGTGGCCGGCTCGTTCGTGATTCTGGCGGGCACGCTCTACCTGGTGTATGGCTGGACGATCAAAACGCACGCGGCGGTGATCGGCACCCTGATCGCACTGCTGCTCACCGGCCTGCTCGCCGATTACTTTATTGAGTTCGCCCGCATGACTGGCTTCGGCAGCGAAGAAGCCATGTTCCTGAGCCAGCAGCCCAGCTCGGCGATCCTTGATTTTCGCGGCCTGGTGCTGGGCGGCATCATCATCGGCAGCCTGGGCGTGCTCGACGATCTGGTGATCACGCAAGCCTCGGTGATCTTCGAGCTCTACCTGCTCGACCCTACACAGGGCTGGCGTGCCCTCTACCGCCGCGGCATGCGCGTAGGGCAGGATCATGTGGCCGCCACGGTCAATACCTTGGTGCTGGCCTATACCGGCGCGGCGCTGCCCTTGCTGCTGCTGGTATCCGGCGATGGGGCAGATTGGTTTGGCTTTATCAATCGTGAATTTGTGACCGAAGAAATTTTGCGCACCCTGGTGGGTTCGCTGGGCCTGATGGCCGCCGTGCCGCTGACTACGGTGGTGGCCTGCTGGGCCGCCACCCAAATGTCGGGCTGGGGGCGCATCCGGCCCTTGCTCGGCCCGGCGCTCGAAGCTGACCTAAGCCATGAGCCGCACGGGCATCACCACCATTAA
- a CDS encoding phosphatase PAP2 family protein encodes MEHWLTQDAAWSARLRVAEQPGLLRRLAIFFGHSGDSWFWGVGLLLIMWLGGAEWRQRALALFMGIALTAIVVLVIKFSVRRARPAGEWGQIYRKADPHSFPSGHAARAAMLAVLAVALGPAWFGVLLGIWAPLVGLARVATGLHFVSDVLAGWALGLGMGWVTLQLLQSSTLAGWLAAF; translated from the coding sequence ATGGAACACTGGCTCACTCAAGATGCCGCCTGGTCGGCGCGCCTGCGCGTGGCCGAGCAACCCGGCCTGCTGCGCCGCCTGGCGATCTTCTTCGGCCACTCCGGTGATTCGTGGTTCTGGGGCGTGGGCTTGCTATTGATCATGTGGCTCGGCGGCGCCGAGTGGCGCCAGCGCGCCTTGGCCCTGTTCATGGGCATTGCGCTGACCGCCATCGTGGTGCTGGTGATCAAATTCAGTGTGCGCCGCGCCCGCCCGGCGGGCGAATGGGGCCAGATCTACCGCAAGGCCGATCCGCATTCCTTCCCTTCGGGGCATGCCGCCCGTGCGGCGATGCTGGCCGTGCTGGCCGTAGCGCTCGGCCCGGCCTGGTTTGGCGTGCTGCTGGGCATATGGGCGCCGCTGGTGGGGCTGGCGCGCGTGGCCACCGGCTTGCACTTCGTCTCAGATGTGCTGGCAGGCTGGGCGCTGGGTCTGGGGATGGGCTGGGTTACGCTGCAACTGTTGCAGTCCAGCACCTTGGCCGGCTGGCTGGCAGCCTTCTAA
- a CDS encoding nucleotidyltransferase family protein codes for MKVDALLSAGGIPQPGESLYEFSQGRSKALIEIAGKPMVQWILDALSQAQHIGNVVIVGLSEADGLTCEKPLSYVPNQGEMLPNIRAGARKIVELNPEASYCVLVPSDTPAISGAMVDWVLGQLRVPEDEMLYNVVTREVMEARFPDSRRTFTRLKDAEVCGGDITPVALSVILSSGGTWEKLSAARKSPLKQAALIGFDTLFLALIRQLSIAAAAQRASRSLGLRARAQFCPYAEIGMDVDKAHHLEVMRAYLEAKR; via the coding sequence TTGAAAGTAGACGCACTGCTAAGCGCCGGCGGCATTCCGCAACCCGGCGAATCATTGTACGAATTCAGCCAGGGCCGCTCCAAGGCGCTGATCGAGATTGCCGGCAAGCCGATGGTGCAGTGGATCCTGGATGCGCTGAGCCAGGCGCAGCACATCGGCAATGTGGTCATCGTCGGCCTCAGCGAGGCCGACGGGCTGACCTGCGAGAAGCCCTTGAGCTACGTGCCCAACCAGGGCGAGATGCTGCCCAACATCCGCGCCGGCGCACGCAAGATCGTGGAGCTGAACCCTGAGGCTTCGTATTGCGTGCTGGTGCCCTCGGATACCCCGGCGATCAGCGGCGCGATGGTGGATTGGGTGCTGGGGCAATTGCGCGTGCCTGAGGATGAGATGCTCTACAACGTGGTCACGCGTGAGGTAATGGAAGCGCGCTTCCCCGATTCGCGGCGCACCTTTACGCGCCTCAAAGACGCCGAGGTGTGCGGTGGCGACATTACCCCGGTGGCGCTCAGCGTGATCCTCTCCAGCGGCGGCACCTGGGAGAAGCTCAGCGCTGCGCGCAAGAGCCCGCTGAAACAAGCCGCGCTGATCGGCTTTGATACGCTGTTCCTGGCGCTGATCCGCCAGCTCAGCATTGCGGCGGCCGCCCAGCGTGCCAGCCGCAGCCTGGGGCTGCGGGCGCGGGCGCAGTTCTGCCCGTATGCCGAGATCGGCATGGATGTGGATAAGGCCCACCATCTCGAAGTCATGCGCGCATATTTGGAAGCCAAGCGCTGA
- a CDS encoding branched-chain amino acid transaminase: MAVPNYAYFRGKVVPYSDAKIGVMTHALNYGTAIFGGVRGYWNDAEEELFIFRPQDHLKRLYNSAKLMVMEIPVGPDELLDRMVEMLQMEGHRQDVYVRPMAYFADEIIGVKLHDLQTEVTLFSVPFSKYVSNDTGAHVTISSWRRLDDNMIPARGKIAGAYVNTAFIKTDAVRAGFDEALVLTADGHISEGSAENVFMVRDGVVFTPPITDNILEGITRRSIIELAREAGYTVIERSIDRTEVFLADELFMTGTAAQVTAITKVDHRVVGDGAMGPITSTLRQMYDDAVRGRLPKFRHWNYPVYEKLMVKS; this comes from the coding sequence GTGGCAGTTCCCAACTACGCATATTTCCGAGGCAAGGTCGTTCCCTATTCTGATGCCAAGATTGGCGTGATGACGCATGCACTGAACTATGGCACGGCCATTTTTGGCGGGGTGCGCGGCTATTGGAACGATGCTGAGGAAGAGTTGTTCATCTTCCGCCCGCAGGACCATCTAAAACGCCTGTATAACTCAGCCAAGCTGATGGTGATGGAGATCCCGGTAGGCCCAGACGAGTTGCTCGACCGCATGGTCGAAATGCTGCAAATGGAGGGCCATCGCCAGGACGTGTATGTGCGCCCGATGGCCTACTTTGCCGACGAGATCATCGGCGTGAAGCTGCACGACCTGCAGACCGAAGTCACCCTGTTCTCGGTGCCGTTCAGCAAGTACGTCTCGAACGACACCGGGGCGCACGTCACGATCTCCTCGTGGCGCCGCCTGGATGACAACATGATCCCCGCCCGCGGCAAGATCGCCGGTGCGTACGTCAATACCGCCTTCATCAAGACCGATGCGGTGCGCGCCGGCTTCGATGAGGCGCTGGTGCTGACCGCCGATGGCCACATTTCCGAAGGCAGCGCCGAAAACGTGTTCATGGTGCGCGATGGCGTGGTGTTCACCCCGCCGATCACCGATAACATCCTGGAAGGGATTACCCGCCGCTCGATCATCGAGCTGGCCCGCGAGGCCGGCTACACCGTGATCGAGCGCTCGATCGACCGCACCGAAGTCTTCCTGGCCGATGAGCTGTTTATGACCGGCACCGCCGCCCAGGTCACCGCCATCACCAAGGTGGATCACCGAGTGGTGGGTGACGGCGCCATGGGCCCGATAACCAGCACGCTGCGCCAGATGTATGACGATGCCGTGCGCGGGCGCCTGCCCAAGTTCCGCCACTGGAACTACCCGGTATACGAAAAGTTGATGGTGAAGTCGTGA
- a CDS encoding DNA alkylation repair protein, whose product MPAKTKLEALIEKVSKAKVGLPETKRIAEQTMKNETPAKALDLAKDLLESHIYQARVLATLLLGHLAGQTPEPLKLLRQRVSRDPDWRVQEAFAQTFDLICAQAGYQESLPLIKDWLGDDNPSVRRAVTEGLRVWTARPYFKANPEAAITLLRGLRADESEYVRRSVGAALKDIAKKHSSLVNKELKTWDLSDKKIQQTKLLVGKGSANAPSPGQQAAAKKAAAKKAAAKKPAAKNKPAAKKKPAVKKAAKKAAPKKAAPKKATKKAAVKKKAAKKSKK is encoded by the coding sequence ATGCCCGCTAAGACGAAACTCGAAGCCCTGATTGAAAAGGTGTCCAAGGCCAAAGTTGGCCTGCCGGAGACCAAACGCATCGCCGAGCAGACGATGAAGAACGAAACGCCCGCCAAGGCGCTGGATCTGGCCAAGGATCTGCTGGAATCGCACATCTACCAGGCACGCGTGCTAGCCACGCTGCTGCTGGGCCACCTGGCCGGCCAAACGCCGGAGCCGCTCAAGCTGCTGCGCCAACGCGTCAGCCGCGACCCGGATTGGCGCGTACAAGAAGCCTTTGCGCAAACCTTTGACCTGATCTGTGCCCAGGCCGGGTACCAGGAGAGCTTGCCGCTGATCAAGGACTGGCTGGGCGACGACAACCCCAGCGTGCGCCGGGCGGTGACCGAAGGCCTACGCGTGTGGACGGCACGCCCCTATTTCAAAGCCAACCCTGAGGCGGCCATCACCCTGCTGCGCGGGCTGCGCGCCGACGAGAGCGAGTATGTGCGTCGCTCCGTCGGCGCGGCGCTCAAAGACATCGCCAAGAAGCACAGCAGCCTGGTGAACAAGGAACTCAAGACCTGGGATCTTTCCGATAAGAAGATCCAGCAGACCAAGCTGCTGGTAGGCAAAGGCAGCGCCAACGCTCCCAGCCCCGGCCAACAGGCCGCTGCCAAGAAGGCGGCAGCCAAGAAAGCTGCTGCTAAGAAGCCGGCGGCTAAAAATAAGCCGGCGGCCAAAAAGAAGCCGGCAGTGAAAAAGGCCGCCAAGAAGGCAGCGCCTAAAAAGGCGGCGCCTAAGAAGGCGACCAAAAAAGCGGCCGTCAAGAAGAAGGCCGCCAAGAAGAGCAAGAAGTAA
- a CDS encoding GNAT family N-acetyltransferase: MSAPARTYALRPAGLRDLSAIRDLEQLSFPLDAWPLIEMISVLSLPSVLRWKAVEGEAEDLVGFIAVDVRRRDHLAWIATIAVHPQRRGAGIGQALMAQAEAAVNVPRMRLSVRMSNEAAIALYEKRGYTRVDVWRKYYAGGEDALVMEKWLFSEDAAE; this comes from the coding sequence ATGAGCGCGCCGGCCCGCACCTACGCGCTGCGCCCGGCCGGCCTGCGCGACCTTAGCGCCATCCGTGATCTTGAGCAGCTCAGCTTCCCGCTGGATGCCTGGCCGTTGATCGAAATGATCAGCGTGCTCAGCCTGCCCAGTGTATTGCGCTGGAAAGCGGTGGAAGGCGAGGCCGAGGACTTGGTCGGCTTCATCGCCGTGGATGTGCGCCGCCGCGACCACCTGGCCTGGATCGCTACGATTGCGGTGCACCCGCAGCGCCGCGGCGCGGGCATCGGCCAGGCGCTGATGGCGCAGGCCGAGGCGGCGGTGAATGTGCCGCGCATGCGCCTCTCGGTGCGCATGAGCAACGAAGCCGCCATCGCGCTGTACGAGAAGCGCGGCTATACGCGCGTAGACGTGTGGCGTAAGTACTACGCCGGCGGCGAAGATGCGCTGGTGATGGAGAAGTGGCTGTTCAGCGAAGACGCTGCTGAATAG